A single Xylella taiwanensis DNA region contains:
- the tyrS gene encoding tyrosine--tRNA ligase, whose protein sequence is MSLVANSLALIERGANEILKSDELERRLRSGRPLRVKTGFDPTAPDLHLGHTVLLNKMRQFQDLGHQVIFLIGDFTGMIGDPTGKNVTRKPLSHEDVLANARTYEDQVFKILDRTRTEVRFNSEWFGKMSAVDMIKLAAQHTVARMLERDDFAKRFNAKQPIVIHEFLYPLIQGYDSVALRADVELGGTDQKFNLLMGRTLQEHHGQPPQIVLTMPLLEGLDGVAKMSKSLGNYIGIKESAIDIVTKTMKIGDDLMWRWIELLSFKISTAEAVTLREAVAKSELNPREVKLRLAHELVSRFHDEAAAEQAIAGWHAVVTGEVNNNLLPLQQINVPADGLRIVALLTACGLTPSNSEAIRKLKERAVRVDGVVVEDAHLHFVPGFEGVIQIGKRNFIRIRLVTYSKP, encoded by the coding sequence ATGTCTTTAGTTGCAAATTCTCTTGCCCTCATTGAGAGGGGTGCTAACGAGATACTTAAATCCGATGAATTAGAGCGTCGCTTGAGAAGCGGGCGTCCACTTCGGGTTAAGACAGGTTTTGATCCGACTGCTCCGGATCTGCATTTGGGACATACTGTTTTGTTGAACAAGATGCGGCAGTTTCAAGATCTTGGCCACCAAGTTATTTTTCTGATTGGTGATTTTACGGGGATGATTGGTGATCCGACTGGTAAAAACGTCACCCGCAAGCCACTCAGTCATGAGGATGTGTTGGCTAATGCCCGTACCTATGAGGACCAGGTATTTAAGATTCTGGATCGCACACGTACCGAGGTGCGGTTCAATTCCGAATGGTTCGGAAAAATGAGCGCTGTCGATATGATCAAGCTGGCGGCTCAGCACACTGTTGCACGCATGCTTGAGCGGGATGACTTTGCTAAGCGCTTTAATGCTAAACAGCCGATTGTGATCCATGAGTTCCTTTATCCGCTGATTCAGGGCTATGACTCGGTTGCTTTGCGGGCTGATGTCGAACTCGGCGGTACAGATCAGAAGTTCAATTTGTTGATGGGACGAACCTTGCAAGAGCATCATGGGCAGCCGCCTCAGATCGTACTGACTATGCCGCTGCTTGAGGGGCTGGATGGTGTGGCTAAGATGTCCAAATCGTTAGGTAACTACATTGGCATCAAAGAGTCGGCAATCGACATCGTCACAAAAACGATGAAGATTGGTGACGACCTGATGTGGCGTTGGATCGAATTGCTGTCCTTTAAGATCAGCACTGCTGAGGCGGTTACTTTGCGTGAAGCAGTGGCGAAATCAGAGCTAAACCCGCGTGAGGTTAAATTGCGTTTAGCTCATGAACTTGTGAGTCGTTTCCATGATGAGGCAGCAGCAGAACAGGCGATCGCTGGCTGGCATGCGGTGGTGACTGGAGAAGTTAACAACAACCTGTTGCCGCTGCAGCAGATTAATGTGCCGGCTGACGGATTGCGCATCGTTGCATTGTTGACTGCTTGTGGACTAACTCCGAGTAACTCAGAGGCAATACGTAAGCTCAAGGAGCGTGCTGTGCGTGTGGATGGGGTTGTGGTCGAGGATGCTCATTTGCACTTTGTGCCTGGGTTCGAGGGGGTCATCCAGATTGGTAAGCGTAACTTTATTAGGATCAGACTGGTGACTTACTCGAAGCCTTAG
- a CDS encoding MFS transporter: MSEHSEMFHVRAVLQDGRRFLTVLLLGFVSGLPLALTGGAMQAWLTVEGLDLVTLGFLVLVAAPYTFKILWAPLIDRFDVPWLGRRRGWIVLIQWMLGGALFLMAGLSPVHELPLFAAVAVSVAALSATLDVVIDGYRTDLLEPHERGLGGSLAVLGYRLAMVLSGGIALIWAEQWHSWPQVYRVMGGLMFGSGLLALLLMPRLSGRFVAPATDGVRELLGFLALLIGVVVGALLTRYLFMVFGLDPESKERWIRLLFVMGQIAGGMMLGLSCIRFVRFETLNRSLMTYFEMPGAWVFLALVVLYKIGDAFALSLSTPFLINGAHFSQTEVGIANKTVGLLMTIVGAVIGGFFLLRVRLSRALFWFGAMQLVSNLGFYALARVGPGFWGSSVIPSFNVLIVHLDMPTDMDRLLLFVLSLDNFAGGMGTAAFVALLSNLCNARFSATHYALLSAFAALGRVFVGPFAGVLADACGWQTFFLVSLLEGVPGLAITWRMRTEIDAMIYRSSG; the protein is encoded by the coding sequence GTGAGTGAGCATTCAGAGATGTTCCATGTACGTGCAGTTTTGCAAGATGGACGTCGTTTCTTGACGGTGCTGTTGCTTGGTTTCGTCTCGGGATTGCCGCTTGCGCTGACTGGAGGGGCCATGCAGGCATGGTTGACGGTTGAGGGGTTGGATCTTGTCACGCTTGGGTTCCTGGTATTGGTCGCGGCTCCTTATACGTTCAAGATACTGTGGGCGCCGTTGATCGATAGATTCGATGTGCCCTGGTTGGGACGGCGGCGTGGGTGGATTGTCTTGATACAGTGGATGCTTGGCGGCGCTCTATTTCTTATGGCGGGGTTGTCTCCGGTTCACGAATTACCGTTGTTTGCCGCTGTTGCGGTGTCTGTTGCGGCATTATCTGCAACGTTGGATGTGGTGATCGACGGTTATCGGACAGATTTGCTTGAGCCTCATGAGCGGGGACTCGGAGGCTCGCTCGCTGTGCTCGGATATCGGTTAGCAATGGTGTTGTCTGGTGGCATTGCCTTGATTTGGGCTGAGCAATGGCATAGCTGGCCGCAGGTATACCGGGTGATGGGTGGGCTCATGTTTGGTTCTGGTTTGCTCGCGTTACTGTTAATGCCGCGTCTGTCGGGACGTTTCGTAGCTCCTGCGACTGATGGTGTGCGTGAGTTGTTGGGGTTTTTGGCCTTGCTGATTGGTGTGGTGGTGGGTGCGCTGCTGACTCGTTATCTTTTTATGGTGTTTGGATTGGATCCGGAGAGCAAAGAACGATGGATCCGTTTGCTGTTTGTCATGGGGCAGATTGCCGGTGGGATGATGTTAGGGTTGTCTTGCATCCGGTTTGTGCGTTTCGAGACCTTAAATCGCTCATTGATGACTTATTTCGAAATGCCAGGTGCTTGGGTATTTTTGGCTTTGGTGGTGCTCTATAAGATCGGTGACGCTTTTGCGCTGAGTTTATCTACCCCGTTTCTGATCAATGGCGCGCATTTCAGCCAAACGGAAGTTGGAATTGCTAATAAGACGGTTGGTTTGTTGATGACGATCGTCGGTGCGGTGATCGGTGGTTTCTTTCTACTGCGTGTACGTTTGTCGCGGGCACTGTTTTGGTTTGGTGCAATGCAATTAGTGTCCAACCTGGGGTTTTATGCGTTGGCACGTGTTGGTCCTGGGTTCTGGGGGAGTTCGGTTATTCCCAGCTTCAATGTGTTGATTGTGCATCTTGATATGCCAACAGACATGGATCGCCTATTGTTATTTGTCCTGAGTTTGGACAATTTCGCTGGAGGTATGGGGACAGCGGCTTTCGTGGCTTTGCTGAGTAATCTGTGTAATGCCCGATTTTCCGCAACGCACTATGCGTTGCTTTCGGCGTTTGCGGCACTCGGTCGAGTTTTCGTTGGACCATTTGCTGGGGTGCTGGCTGATGCTTGTGGATGGCAAACGTTCTTCCTGGTGTCTTTATTGGAGGGAGTGCCGGGTTTGGCGATAACGTGGCGTATGCGTACCGAAATAGATGCAATGATCTATCGGTCTTCAGGATGA
- a CDS encoding ABC-three component system protein yields the protein MSPDQFEALIVSLCREMLGIGVKGFTKGPDGGCDAKFIGTAECYPSKAAPWKGTMIIQAKHTNGYNCSCSDTDFYSEKSKHTVIAKEIPRIKKLRADQQLDYYMLFTNRRLSGIAEKDITTYISKQCDIPVASICLCGVDELERHLNDFPEAADKEKMHLYLMDAPLTVNSDLLAEIVEALARFKKDGGEVLLRDASPTMRVAYERKNTLNKMTEEYAKEWRNSFLKDTTQIRDFLAAPENRELMQKYQCVIDDFKFNIIAKRKDYDTLEVKDAASD from the coding sequence ATGAGCCCGGATCAGTTTGAAGCTTTGATTGTGTCCTTGTGCCGGGAGATGCTCGGCATTGGTGTCAAGGGGTTTACAAAGGGTCCCGATGGCGGTTGCGATGCGAAATTCATAGGTACAGCAGAGTGCTATCCAAGCAAAGCCGCCCCGTGGAAGGGGACGATGATTATCCAGGCCAAGCACACCAATGGCTACAATTGCAGCTGTTCCGATACAGATTTCTACAGCGAGAAAAGCAAACATACGGTGATTGCTAAAGAAATTCCGCGTATCAAAAAGTTACGCGCTGACCAGCAGCTTGATTACTACATGTTGTTTACGAACCGGCGGCTATCTGGCATTGCGGAAAAAGACATCACTACATACATTTCCAAGCAATGTGACATCCCGGTGGCGTCGATTTGCCTGTGTGGCGTGGATGAGCTGGAACGACATTTAAATGACTTCCCAGAAGCGGCGGATAAGGAGAAGATGCATCTGTATCTGATGGATGCACCGTTGACGGTCAATTCCGACTTGCTTGCCGAGATTGTTGAAGCACTGGCGCGTTTCAAAAAAGATGGAGGAGAGGTGCTGCTACGCGATGCTTCACCGACGATGCGCGTGGCCTATGAAAGGAAAAATACGCTTAATAAGATGACCGAAGAGTATGCAAAAGAATGGCGGAATAGTTTCCTAAAAGATACTACGCAGATTCGTGATTTTCTGGCGGCGCCGGAAAATAGAGAGTTGATGCAGAAGTACCAATGCGTCATTGATGATTTTAAGTTCAACATTATCGCCAAACGCAAAGACTACGATACCTTAGAGGTGAAAGATGCTGCGTCCGACTAA
- a CDS encoding DUF2326 domain-containing protein has product MRMNLKKVKASLREDQILFHPDEAQRLFHEAGVLFQGQIKKDFEQLIAFNRAITAERRGYLEEELAEIEIKLKGIDAELDDLDKQCFEGLSFLKETGVFIKYKTLSNEILTLRAEIYLLEYKREPLERLRTLDHDIGVLQEECRDLEEKIQADVKQQKLEQDSVFSSIRFFFKEIVEEVIDCRASLSVTINKRGHLEFNAHILDAAGQATSADLGYTYRRLLCMAFDLAILRAYSNDRFPRFVYHDGVFESLDNRKKENLLAVIRRYASFGLQSIVTLIDSDLPERTAEDLPVFTTNEIVVTLHDEDERGRLFKMKTW; this is encoded by the coding sequence ATGCGCATGAACTTGAAGAAGGTAAAAGCGTCGTTGCGGGAAGATCAGATCCTGTTCCACCCGGATGAGGCGCAGCGGTTATTTCATGAAGCAGGAGTGCTCTTCCAAGGGCAGATAAAAAAGGATTTTGAGCAGTTGATCGCTTTTAATCGTGCCATCACTGCAGAACGCCGTGGTTACTTGGAAGAAGAGTTGGCCGAGATTGAAATCAAACTCAAGGGGATTGATGCGGAACTGGATGATTTGGATAAACAGTGTTTTGAGGGGCTTTCTTTTCTAAAGGAAACTGGAGTTTTCATAAAGTACAAAACACTGTCCAATGAGATACTTACATTGCGTGCAGAGATATATTTATTGGAATATAAGCGCGAGCCTTTGGAGAGGTTACGTACACTCGATCATGATATTGGCGTTCTGCAAGAAGAATGCCGTGATTTGGAGGAGAAGATCCAAGCCGATGTGAAGCAGCAAAAATTGGAGCAAGACAGCGTCTTTTCTTCTATCCGTTTTTTCTTCAAGGAGATTGTCGAGGAGGTCATCGACTGTCGTGCGTCATTGAGTGTGACCATTAATAAACGCGGTCATCTGGAGTTCAATGCACACATTCTCGACGCCGCAGGTCAGGCGACCAGTGCCGATCTTGGGTATACCTACCGCAGGCTGCTCTGTATGGCATTCGATCTGGCCATATTGCGCGCTTATTCAAACGATCGGTTCCCACGGTTTGTTTATCACGATGGGGTGTTCGAGTCTTTGGATAACCGTAAGAAGGAAAATCTGCTGGCAGTGATTCGGCGCTATGCGTCCTTTGGACTTCAGTCCATCGTGACGCTGATTGATTCTGATCTGCCCGAGCGAACCGCTGAAGATCTGCCAGTGTTTACTACCAATGAAATTGTGGTGACGTTACATGATGAAGATGAACGTGGCCGGCTCTTCAAGATGAAGACATGGTAG
- a CDS encoding ABC-three component system middle component 8, with translation MLRPTKHSHPDLTVINLSLLLLETLQKQPVSKYDVLRALAKKNIMGREVLFLPALNFLYLLGLIEYQTKTDAVEYVGKNEIIQTLFEST, from the coding sequence ATGCTGCGTCCGACTAAACACTCGCATCCTGATCTTACTGTCATCAATCTGTCACTGCTATTGCTAGAAACGCTGCAAAAGCAGCCTGTCTCTAAATATGATGTGCTGCGTGCATTGGCCAAGAAAAACATCATGGGTCGTGAGGTGTTGTTTTTGCCGGCACTGAATTTTCTGTATCTGTTGGGCCTGATTGAGTACCAGACCAAGACAGATGCGGTGGAATACGTTGGGAAAAATGAAATTATCCAAACTCTATTCGAATCAACATGA
- a CDS encoding M23 family metallopeptidase, which translates to MQNTEQRCTHKQRIHERLHVLHVFNLHHKLKHRFPAAFNQRWTRRHWIHAALFAMIGALIATIIPGLSNNISPRLSSLTTLALPLPTPYTSTTDTWQVVTIKPGQTLSSIFNELQLSSNDMERVLNYADLRKVLTRLSPGNEIAFDISNDGQLCGMRFNRDENYRIELTLGNNTIHEQVSKRQTSTRTVVASGEIKSSLWMAAREAGLSPTDVITLTDKIFKYDIDFDKDLQTGDRFSVAMEETWREGERLPGAKILAATFNTGGKIYSALRFMRDGKAEYFDMDGRPLKKSFIRMPISYARLSSTFGLRRHPILGTIRMHKGVDYAAPTGTPIMAAGDARVQFIGQQRGYGNVVILNHGKGYRTLYGHMSRFGKIRAGQQINQGTVIGYVGMTGLATGPHLHYEFQVNGQHRNPLSVTMPPPEPLRGTNLIAFRTQTASALAQIQQYEKRFYAATNKHDTKSEEKSTRS; encoded by the coding sequence ATGCAAAATACAGAACAGAGGTGCACTCATAAACAGCGCATCCATGAGCGGCTCCATGTCCTCCATGTTTTTAACCTACATCACAAACTCAAGCATAGGTTTCCTGCTGCATTCAACCAACGGTGGACTCGACGCCACTGGATCCACGCTGCCCTATTTGCCATGATCGGAGCGTTAATCGCCACCATCATCCCGGGCTTATCCAATAATATCTCTCCCCGACTATCAAGCCTAACAACATTAGCACTACCTCTACCAACACCATACACCTCAACGACGGACACATGGCAGGTGGTGACGATTAAACCCGGACAAACACTAAGCAGCATATTCAACGAACTTCAGCTCTCCAGCAACGACATGGAACGAGTCCTGAATTATGCTGATCTACGTAAGGTCCTCACACGACTCAGTCCAGGCAACGAAATCGCCTTCGATATATCCAACGACGGCCAGTTATGCGGCATGCGTTTTAATCGTGACGAAAACTATCGCATCGAACTGACTCTCGGCAACAACACCATCCATGAACAGGTTAGCAAACGCCAAACCAGCACCCGCACTGTAGTCGCGAGTGGCGAGATCAAGAGTTCACTGTGGATGGCTGCACGTGAGGCCGGTTTATCGCCGACAGACGTGATCACACTGACCGATAAAATTTTCAAATACGATATCGACTTCGACAAGGACTTGCAGACTGGCGACCGCTTCAGTGTGGCGATGGAAGAGACTTGGCGAGAAGGCGAACGCCTACCTGGCGCCAAGATACTGGCCGCGACCTTCAACACCGGAGGAAAAATCTATTCAGCCCTGCGCTTCATGCGCGACGGCAAAGCCGAATACTTCGATATGGACGGCAGGCCACTAAAGAAAAGCTTCATCCGGATGCCAATCTCATATGCACGGCTAAGCTCCACCTTCGGCTTACGCCGCCACCCGATTCTCGGCACAATCCGCATGCATAAAGGGGTGGATTATGCCGCTCCGACCGGTACCCCAATCATGGCCGCTGGCGATGCACGCGTCCAATTTATCGGCCAACAGCGCGGGTACGGCAATGTAGTGATCCTCAATCACGGCAAAGGCTACAGAACTCTGTACGGACATATGTCCCGCTTCGGCAAGATCAGAGCAGGCCAACAGATTAACCAGGGAACGGTCATCGGCTACGTCGGCATGACCGGCTTAGCCACCGGACCACATCTGCATTACGAATTTCAGGTCAACGGTCAGCATCGCAATCCACTGTCAGTCACGATGCCACCACCAGAACCATTACGCGGCACCAATCTAATCGCATTCCGCACGCAAACAGCATCAGCACTGGCACAAATTCAACAATATGAAAAGCGATTCTACGCAGCAACCAACAAACACGACACCAAATCTGAAGAGAAAAGCACACGCAGCTGA
- a CDS encoding exodeoxyribonuclease III, which translates to MRIASFNANGLRSAVSKGFFDWFATQRIDVLCVQETKAQKHQLVGPDFLPAGYQACFRDATTKKGYSGVAIYSRCEPDELRTTLGWVEFDEEGRYLEARFGSLSVVSFYIPSGSSGERRQDYKFQVMRWLRPMLCEWLISGRDYVLCGDWNIVRSALDIRNWKSNQKNSGCLPLERDWLNGLCADSLDEVNPAQGRGWIDTYRVLHPQGEDYTWWSNRGAARVNNVGWRIDYQFVSPGLRERLSHCAIYREQCFSDHAPYIVEYVL; encoded by the coding sequence TTGAGAATCGCCAGTTTTAATGCCAATGGGTTGCGATCGGCTGTTAGCAAGGGTTTCTTTGATTGGTTTGCTACCCAGCGGATCGATGTGCTGTGTGTGCAGGAAACCAAGGCCCAGAAACATCAACTGGTGGGCCCAGATTTTTTGCCGGCTGGGTATCAGGCCTGTTTTCGGGATGCGACGACTAAGAAGGGTTATAGCGGCGTGGCGATTTACAGTAGGTGTGAGCCGGACGAACTTCGCACCACGTTGGGCTGGGTCGAGTTTGACGAAGAAGGCCGTTATCTGGAGGCGCGATTTGGAAGCCTGAGTGTGGTTTCGTTTTACATTCCTTCGGGTTCTTCAGGGGAGCGGCGCCAGGATTATAAGTTCCAGGTCATGCGCTGGTTGCGTCCGATGCTGTGTGAGTGGCTCATCAGTGGTCGGGATTATGTGTTGTGTGGTGATTGGAATATCGTGCGCAGTGCATTGGATATTCGTAATTGGAAATCTAATCAGAAAAATTCTGGTTGCTTACCGTTGGAGCGTGATTGGCTCAATGGCCTATGTGCCGACTCTCTCGATGAGGTTAACCCGGCTCAGGGGCGCGGCTGGATTGATACTTACCGTGTATTGCATCCACAAGGTGAGGATTACACCTGGTGGAGCAACCGTGGCGCGGCGCGCGTCAACAATGTGGGATGGCGGATCGATTACCAGTTCGTCTCTCCAGGCTTGCGTGAACGCCTGTCGCACTGTGCGATTTACCGTGAGCAGTGCTTCTCTGATCACGCCCCTTACATTGTGGAGTATGTGTTGTGA
- a CDS encoding C1 family peptidase → MATVLKRRKKSGYGYIPDIADIRDFSYTPEESIISALPPKVDLTPSFEVYDQGRIGSCTANALAGAVQFERLHDHQQPEFIPSRLFIYYNERTVEGHIKYDSGAMIRDGIKVLHKLGVCPESEWHYDDTPADPKTDEFPPGAPASEKPSTKCYNDAQKYQITHYKRVNQDIDHLKACLAAGSPFVFGFSVYKSWVGNKPLPVEIPLPIDKDELEGGHAVLCVGYDDERKQFRIRNSWGSEVGENGYFWMPYEYMCNKQLASDFWVIKTVKA, encoded by the coding sequence ATGGCAACAGTCTTGAAAAGAAGAAAAAAATCAGGGTATGGCTATATTCCAGACATAGCTGATATTCGAGATTTTTCATACACCCCAGAAGAATCGATCATATCCGCATTGCCGCCCAAGGTCGATTTAACCCCATCTTTTGAAGTTTACGATCAAGGAAGGATTGGTTCGTGTACTGCCAATGCTCTTGCTGGCGCAGTCCAGTTCGAGCGTCTCCATGATCATCAGCAACCTGAATTTATTCCATCACGACTATTCATTTATTATAATGAAAGAACCGTTGAAGGCCATATTAAATATGATTCCGGCGCCATGATCCGTGATGGCATCAAAGTCCTTCACAAACTTGGAGTGTGTCCAGAAAGTGAATGGCACTACGACGATACACCCGCAGATCCGAAAACTGATGAATTTCCACCTGGAGCTCCAGCAAGTGAAAAACCGTCAACCAAATGTTACAACGATGCCCAAAAATACCAGATCACCCACTACAAGAGAGTGAATCAAGATATTGATCACCTTAAAGCTTGCCTCGCTGCCGGTTCACCATTTGTATTCGGCTTCTCAGTGTATAAAAGCTGGGTAGGCAATAAACCGTTGCCAGTTGAAATCCCTTTGCCAATCGATAAGGATGAACTTGAAGGGGGCCATGCTGTCTTGTGTGTCGGTTATGATGATGAAAGAAAACAGTTTCGTATCCGTAACTCATGGGGAAGCGAAGTGGGCGAAAACGGATATTTCTGGATGCCTTATGAATACATGTGCAATAAGCAATTGGCGTCTGACTTTTGGGTGATTAAGACCGTGAAAGCATAA
- the pyrE gene encoding orotate phosphoribosyltransferase, which produces MSNHHQRFLQLALDSNALCFGEFTLKSGRISPYFFNAGHFHSGAKIAALAHCYADAIDAANVNFDLVFGPAYKGIPLATALVCEYARRKRDLLLAFNRKEVKNHGEGGTLIGAPLAGRKILIIDDVITAGTAIREALGIIHNAGGTPTGIAVALNRQEIASETNRQSSVQTLMAETGIPVIAIATLGDLLAFVEGNANLTKFCTPLLAYQARYGAEVSG; this is translated from the coding sequence ATGTCCAACCACCACCAACGTTTCCTACAGCTGGCCTTAGACTCAAACGCACTGTGCTTTGGAGAATTCACGCTCAAGTCCGGTCGCATCAGCCCCTATTTCTTTAACGCTGGGCACTTTCATTCAGGTGCAAAAATCGCTGCACTAGCACACTGCTATGCCGACGCGATCGACGCAGCCAATGTGAACTTCGACCTGGTGTTTGGCCCAGCCTACAAAGGAATTCCGCTCGCTACAGCACTGGTCTGCGAGTACGCGCGGCGTAAGCGCGACCTGCTGCTCGCATTCAACCGCAAAGAAGTCAAAAACCACGGCGAGGGTGGCACTCTGATCGGCGCGCCACTGGCCGGACGCAAGATATTGATTATCGACGATGTCATCACGGCAGGCACAGCAATCCGCGAGGCATTGGGCATCATCCACAACGCTGGGGGCACCCCAACCGGAATCGCAGTAGCCCTGAACCGCCAGGAAATCGCTTCAGAAACCAACCGCCAATCGTCCGTTCAAACGTTGATGGCCGAAACCGGGATCCCTGTGATAGCCATCGCAACCCTTGGCGACCTGTTAGCATTTGTCGAGGGGAACGCCAACCTCACTAAATTCTGCACGCCTCTGCTGGCCTACCAAGCACGCTATGGGGCCGAAGTATCTGGCTGA
- a CDS encoding YPO3983 family protein produces MATVPLDFPFTAFRSELPMDDYLAPDMKCGDLTEKQLIDDFGLSFVSFHVDPFNNEEKFIIRKNKRISDNQASIMLFNEFRVWTRRLSFGCYAGAMQSLISNFQDNKGMPFSDPLLDKAFKELILNEKSENGSISRIKSALDDYIDWDIGFLPSESKKHIIELLRSTVFPEFTRIQDTFNGLGLAVHNINSMDITINSLHIHDNRYCASIHYQGQDHFGLDDGDILDFRFHYFNIFRIWFVLQRWSRYAFKPFMTNMQATIEISGIRPI; encoded by the coding sequence ATGGCCACCGTTCCCCTGGATTTTCCTTTTACTGCTTTTCGTAGTGAACTGCCAATGGATGATTATTTGGCTCCAGATATGAAATGCGGTGATCTCACCGAGAAACAATTAATAGATGACTTTGGACTCTCATTTGTTTCATTTCATGTGGATCCTTTCAATAATGAGGAAAAATTTATAATAAGAAAAAATAAAAGAATTTCTGATAACCAAGCAAGCATTATGTTATTTAATGAATTTCGTGTCTGGACCAGAAGATTATCATTTGGTTGTTACGCGGGGGCGATGCAAAGTCTTATATCGAATTTTCAAGATAATAAAGGAATGCCTTTTAGTGATCCTTTACTTGATAAGGCATTCAAAGAGCTAATACTGAATGAAAAATCAGAGAATGGTTCTATATCAAGAATTAAATCAGCCCTTGATGATTATATTGATTGGGACATAGGCTTTTTACCATCGGAAAGCAAGAAACATATCATTGAACTTCTCAGAAGCACGGTATTTCCAGAGTTTACTCGGATTCAAGATACGTTTAATGGGCTTGGACTCGCTGTCCACAATATTAATTCAATGGATATTACAATTAATTCTTTGCATATCCATGATAATCGTTACTGCGCTAGTATTCATTATCAAGGGCAAGATCATTTTGGATTGGATGATGGTGATATTCTTGATTTTAGGTTTCACTATTTTAATATATTCAGAATTTGGTTTGTTCTGCAACGTTGGAGCAGATATGCTTTTAAGCCTTTTATGACTAATATGCAGGCGACGATCGAAATTTCGGGGATAAGACCCATTTAA
- a CDS encoding anhydro-N-acetylmuramic acid kinase: MITAIQNPAPLYLGLMSGTSIDGIDAALVRINANAIPPCKLVAAQTSAWEPNLRTTLLELSQGQNTASLDQLGWLDAQVGLALAAAANALIAKTGVKHTQIRAIGSHGQTVRHRPLGDLPFTWQLGDAHRITELTGITTVADFRRRDIAAGGQGAPLMPAFHLAMLGSPTENRAVLNLGGIANLTLIPVTGPVLGFDTGPANALLDSWYQRHHHGTFDQNGEFAARGRINQQLLARLLADPWFTLPPPKSTGREQFHLNWVTKQLQPAPPSPADVQATLLELTAVTVADALLRQQPKTHRLMICGGGAHNPVLMARLAAHLPNVAVESIHTYGLDPDYLEAMGFAWLAAQILDGQPGNLPSVTGARGLRLLGAIHPA; this comes from the coding sequence ATGATCACTGCAATCCAAAATCCAGCTCCGCTCTACCTCGGTCTCATGTCCGGCACCAGCATCGACGGCATCGACGCTGCACTGGTGCGGATTAACGCAAACGCGATACCGCCTTGTAAGTTGGTTGCTGCACAAACCTCCGCTTGGGAACCTAACCTACGCACGACTCTGTTGGAACTTAGCCAAGGACAGAACACCGCATCCCTTGACCAGCTAGGCTGGCTCGATGCCCAGGTCGGACTGGCCCTCGCCGCAGCAGCCAATGCACTGATCGCAAAAACAGGAGTAAAGCATACACAGATACGTGCAATTGGCTCTCACGGCCAGACCGTACGCCATCGCCCACTCGGCGATCTACCATTTACTTGGCAATTAGGCGATGCCCACCGGATCACCGAACTCACTGGAATCACTACCGTCGCCGACTTCCGCCGCCGTGACATAGCTGCCGGCGGCCAGGGCGCACCACTCATGCCAGCTTTCCATCTAGCCATGCTCGGATCGCCAACGGAAAACCGAGCAGTGCTGAACTTAGGCGGCATTGCCAACTTGACACTGATCCCAGTGACCGGCCCGGTACTCGGCTTCGACACCGGACCAGCCAACGCACTGCTCGACAGCTGGTATCAACGCCATCATCACGGGACCTTCGATCAAAACGGTGAATTCGCCGCACGTGGTCGGATCAACCAGCAGCTACTGGCACGTCTGTTAGCCGATCCCTGGTTCACACTGCCGCCGCCCAAAAGTACAGGACGCGAACAATTCCATTTAAATTGGGTCACCAAACAACTACAACCTGCACCACCATCGCCAGCCGATGTGCAGGCAACGCTGCTCGAACTGACCGCAGTCACCGTAGCAGACGCCCTACTACGCCAACAGCCCAAGACCCATCGGCTAATGATATGCGGCGGCGGCGCACATAACCCGGTGTTGATGGCACGCCTAGCTGCACATCTGCCCAACGTGGCGGTGGAATCGATTCACACCTATGGGCTCGACCCAGACTATCTGGAAGCAATGGGTTTTGCTTGGCTAGCTGCACAAATACTGGACGGCCAACCAGGCAACCTGCCAAGCGTCACTGGCGCACGCGGCCTACGTTTGCTCGGCGCAATCCACCCAGCCTGA